One genomic segment of Arachis duranensis cultivar V14167 chromosome 4, aradu.V14167.gnm2.J7QH, whole genome shotgun sequence includes these proteins:
- the LOC107486030 gene encoding mogroside IE synthase-like codes for MEKKNIDPRKPHCLVLSYPAQGHINPMIQFSKLLVHEGVKVTLATTCFYSKSLQKVPPYISLESISDGFDNGGFVEAGNFKAYLGRFWEVGPQSLSELIEKLAKLGNPIDCIIYNSFLPWALDIAKKFGIVGAVYLTQNLGVNSIYYHVQLGKIKVPLIEDEISLPSMPKLQLEDLPSFFQKCDDDEDQVLLDLLVGQFSNIDKADWILCNAIYELDKEVADWTTKIWPKFRTIGPNIPSVFLDKRIKDDEDYGAAAFKSEEECMEWLHNKPNGSVVYASFGSLVPLDEEQMREIAYGLRNSNHYFLWVVRTSEEIKLPKDFAKKSEKGLVVTWCSQLKVLAHQSVACFVTHCGWNSTLETLSLGVPTIVVPQWSDQITNAKYMVDVWKVGIRVPIDEKKIVKSEALRDCIKEMMECEKGKEMKNNAMQWKSLVLRAVSDGGGGSSHRNIIEFVNSFFPSEVTCPKLEITS; via the exons ATGGAGAAGAAAAACATAGATCCTAGAAAACCACATTGTTTGGTCTTATCTTACCCAGCACAAGGTCACATAAACCCCATGATCCAATTCTCAAAGCTCTTGGTACATGAAGGAGTGAAAGTAACACTAGCCACCACATGTTTCTATAGCAAGAGCTTACAAAAAGTGCCACCTTACATATCACTTGAATCCATCTCTGATGGGTTTGATAATGGTGGGTTTGTTGAAGCTGGAAACTTTAAGGCCTATTTGGGCCGGTTTTGGGAAGTGGGCCCACAATCACTTTCTGAGCTTATAGAGAAGCTTGCTAAATTAGGCAACCCTATAGATTGTATTATCTATAATTCATTTTTGCCATGGGCATTGGATATTGCTAAGAAATTTGGTATAGTTGGTGCTGTTTATCTCACTCAAAATTTGGGTGTGAATAGCATATATTATCATGTACAGTTGGGGAAGATTAAGGTTCCTCTAATTGAGGATGAGATCTCACTTCCTTCTATGCCTAAACTTCAACTTGAGGACTTGCCTTCTTTCTTCCAAAaatgtgatgatgatgaagatcaAGTTTTGCTTGACTTGTTAGTGGGTCAATTTTCTAACATTGATAAAGCTGATTGGATActatgcaatgcaatctatgaGCTGGATAAAGAG GTGGCTGATTGGACTACCAAGATTTGGCCAAAATTTAGAACCATTGGACCAAATATTCCCTCTGTATTTTTGGACAAACGAATTAAGGATGATGAAGATTATGGAGCTGCAGCATtcaagagtgaagaagaatgcaTGGAATGGCTACACAATAAACCAAATGGATCGGTTGTTTATGCCTCATTTGGGAGCTTGGTTCCTCTTGATGAAGAACAAATGAGAGAAATAGCATATGGTCTAAGAAATAGTAATCATTATTTTTTGTGGGTGGTTAGAACCTCCGAAGAGATTAAACTTCCAAAAGATTTTGCAAAGAAATCAGAGAAGGGTTTGGTAGTAACATGGTGCTCCCAATTGAAAGTACTAGCTCATCAATCTGTGGCATGTTTTGTAACACATTGTGGTTGGAACTCTACACTGGAAACTTTGAGTTTAGGAGTTCCAACTATTGTAGTGCCACAATGGTCTGATCAAATCACAAATGCAAAGTATATGGTTGATGTTTGGAAAGTGGGAATTAGAGTTCCAATTGATGAGAAAAAGATTGTGAAGAGTGAAGCATTGAGGGATTGCATAAAGGAAATGATGGAGTGcgagaaaggaaaagagatgaAGAATAATGCCATGCAATGGAAATCTTTGGTTCTCAGGGCagttagtgatggtggtggtggaagtTCTCATAGAAACATCATAGAATTCGTAAATAGCTTCTTTCCCTCAGAAGTTACATGTCCTAAATTAGAAATTACTTCTTAA